A window of Castanea sativa cultivar Marrone di Chiusa Pesio chromosome 1, ASM4071231v1 contains these coding sequences:
- the LOC142641232 gene encoding putative adenylate kinase 7, mitochondrial: MSVLSQLRSLAPRRIGLLSTRAYGSAAQVQYDYSEEEDSEDEGAPRQLGMAESEGWGWVPERGVQWVLMGDRGIKRHVYGERLSKLLEVPHISMGTLVRQELHPRSSLYKQIANAVNEGKLVPEEIIFALLSKRLEEGYCRGETGFILDGIPRTRMQAEILDQIADIDLVVNFKCTEDSLLKQNLRAGNFSHHRDHLSMSNYPGCNLNLQSQDKQLDSSSADSGATWKEKFHLYSEESKPLEDYYRKQKKLLDFRVAAAPGETWQGLLAALQLQHINAVSSSPKLTA, from the exons ATGTCCGTACTCAGCCAGCTGCGCTCCCTGGCGCCGCGGCGCATCGGGCTCCTCTCGACGCGAGCCTACGGATCGGCGGCTCAGGTCCAGTACGACTACAGCGAAGAGGAGGACTCCGAGGACGAGGGAGCGCCACGTCAACTTGGGATGGCTGAGTCCGAAGGTTGGGGGTGGGTCCCCGAGAGAGGGGTGCAGTGGGTCCTCATGGGAGACCGTGGAATCAAGCGACACGTATACGGCGAGAGGCTCTCGAAGCTTCTCGAAGTTCCTCACATTTCCATGGGCACCTTGGTCCGCCAAGAGCTCCACCCTCGCTCTTCTCTCTACAAACAG ATTGCAAATGCAGTGAATGAAGGGAAGCTTGTTCCGGAGGAGATAATTTTTGCCCTGTTGTCGAAAAGGCTCGAAGAAGGTTACTGCAGAGGCGAAACGGGGTTCATTTTGGATGGGATTCCTCGAACAAGGATGCAAGCT gAGATTCTTGACCAAATCGCTGATATCGATttagtggtgaatttcaaatgCACAGAAGACAGCTTGTTGAAACAAAATCTACGAGCTGGAAACTTTTCTCATCATCGTGATCATCTAAGCATGAGCAATTATCCTGGGTGTAATCTAAATCTGCAGTCACAGGACAAACAACTAGATTCCTCTTCTGCTGATTCAGGAGCTACCTGGAAGGAAAAGTTCCATCTATATTCAGAGGAG AGCAAGCCATTGGAAGATTACTATAGGAAGCAGAAGAAACTTCTTGATTTTCGTGTGGCAGCTGCACCTGGAGAAACCTGGCAAGGGCTGTTGGCTGCATTACAGCTCCAGCATATCAATGCTGTTAGTTCTTCACCGAAGTTGACCGCTTGA